A stretch of the Mycobacteroides immunogenum genome encodes the following:
- a CDS encoding amidohydrolase family protein: MLRIDTHHHIIPPDYRKALQRAGIDEAGGRELPQWSPEGSLQTMADLDIGTAIVSVSTPGTTFLPSAIDAAALARDLNDYTAAMVAEHPDRFGFFATVPMPHIDHAVAEVTRALDDLKADGVVLLANNAGTYLGEDGQDDLFRALDARSAVVFIHPADLPGPTVPGVAPFAADFLLDTTRAAYLLVRNGIRRKYPNIRFILSHAGGFVPYASHRMAVAIMGELGRSPADSLDDFASFYFDTALSSSAAALPTLLAFAKPGHITFGSDWPFAPVAAGKYFAAGLESYPALDTSARNAIGRSNALALFPRLGSVPVNSDPRSLVERISHNASRTVMKGFVRLINTRLNP, translated from the coding sequence ATGTTGCGCATCGATACACACCACCACATCATTCCGCCCGACTACCGTAAAGCGTTACAGCGAGCAGGAATCGATGAAGCCGGGGGACGGGAACTGCCACAGTGGAGCCCCGAAGGCTCGCTTCAGACGATGGCCGATCTCGACATCGGTACCGCCATCGTTTCCGTCTCGACCCCCGGCACCACGTTCCTGCCGTCGGCCATCGATGCTGCGGCGTTGGCGCGTGATCTCAACGACTACACCGCCGCGATGGTGGCAGAACACCCCGATCGCTTCGGATTCTTCGCTACCGTCCCGATGCCGCACATCGATCACGCGGTCGCCGAGGTGACACGTGCACTCGATGACCTGAAAGCCGATGGGGTAGTGCTGCTCGCTAACAACGCGGGAACCTACCTCGGCGAGGACGGCCAGGACGACCTGTTCAGAGCACTGGATGCACGCTCAGCGGTCGTGTTCATTCACCCAGCAGACCTGCCAGGCCCGACCGTCCCAGGAGTGGCGCCCTTTGCCGCCGACTTCCTCCTCGACACCACCCGCGCCGCCTATCTATTGGTACGCAACGGGATCCGCCGCAAGTATCCCAACATCCGGTTCATCCTCAGTCACGCCGGCGGATTCGTCCCCTATGCATCTCACCGCATGGCTGTGGCAATCATGGGGGAGCTGGGCCGCAGTCCCGCCGACAGTTTGGACGACTTCGCGAGCTTCTACTTCGACACCGCACTGTCCTCCAGCGCCGCGGCGCTACCCACGCTGCTGGCCTTCGCCAAACCTGGGCACATCACTTTCGGATCCGACTGGCCCTTCGCGCCCGTCGCGGCGGGTAAATACTTCGCAGCGGGCCTGGAATCATATCCAGCACTAGACACCTCGGCGCGTAACGCGATAGGGCGCAGCAATGCACTCGCATTGTTCCCGCGACTCGGCTCGGTGCCCGTCAATTCCGACCCGCGAAGCCTAGTCGAACGGATAAGTCACAACGCCAGCCGCACAGTAATGAAAGGCTTTGTACGACTCATCAACACCCGCTTAAACCCCTGA
- a CDS encoding SH3-like domain-containing protein codes for MSTSRERANRIALVRRLRSSFEDIPEAPYGLPNNRIEAYLKTQHDVGGELDAPIEWIEKKDENWEHNTYIMCELLGLRGIWVSEERRRLHNVDIGRAMYLGFPYYGRWLMSVPRVLIDKHIMTLTEITAKFNTVKKRVANLKPGELLEPRPREILSGDDIPRNRHHIHAVGVGDPQIYTGQAEAASFNVGDRVVVREWQALFYTRTQEYLRGVTGEIATVAYESPAAEDEGFDYEAINSPRPEWFYIVRFKMVDLWPEYSGAEFDTLQTELPERWLMPA; via the coding sequence ATGTCCACCAGCCGTGAACGCGCAAATCGAATCGCCCTGGTCAGACGACTGCGGTCTTCGTTCGAAGATATACCGGAGGCGCCCTACGGGCTACCCAACAACCGGATCGAAGCCTACCTAAAAACACAGCACGACGTCGGCGGTGAGCTCGATGCACCAATTGAGTGGATCGAAAAGAAGGATGAAAACTGGGAACACAATACTTACATCATGTGCGAACTACTCGGGCTGAGGGGGATTTGGGTTTCAGAAGAGCGCCGTAGGCTACATAATGTCGACATAGGCCGCGCCATGTACCTCGGGTTTCCTTATTATGGCCGATGGCTAATGAGCGTACCACGTGTCCTGATTGACAAACATATTATGACGCTGACGGAGATAACTGCCAAATTCAATACAGTCAAGAAACGCGTCGCGAACCTGAAGCCTGGAGAGTTACTAGAACCACGCCCCCGCGAGATACTCAGTGGAGATGACATTCCCCGCAACAGACATCATATTCACGCTGTGGGGGTAGGCGATCCACAGATATACACAGGCCAGGCCGAAGCCGCCTCGTTCAACGTCGGCGATCGCGTGGTTGTGCGCGAATGGCAAGCACTTTTTTATACGAGAACTCAGGAATACCTTCGGGGTGTTACCGGAGAGATCGCCACCGTGGCCTATGAATCACCCGCAGCAGAGGACGAGGGATTTGACTACGAGGCTATCAATTCACCTAGGCCTGAATGGTTCTACATTGTGCGATTCAAAATGGTCGACCTGTGGCCGGAGTATTCTGGCGCAGAATTCGACACTCTACAAACGGAGTTGCCTGAACGCTGGCTAATGCCAGCTTAA
- the scnC gene encoding thiocyanate hydrolase subunit gamma, with product MSPHDTEHDHDHGHNPPAPMVEEVSDFEVLEVAMRELCLEKGIFTAEDHRAFTEFSEKIGPLPASHLVAKCWLDPEFADQAVNDPLSACKEVGVDWLHPTGFGTPSDFTALHILRDTPNLHHVVVCTLCSCYPRPILGNSPEWYRTPNYRRRIVRNPRAVLTEFGTFLPEDVEVRVEDSNQKHRFMVLPVRPAGTEGWSEDQLAEIITRDCMIGVALPKPGVTANTTAARVKEARRGAR from the coding sequence ATGTCACCCCACGACACAGAACATGACCACGACCATGGGCATAATCCACCCGCGCCGATGGTTGAAGAGGTTTCCGATTTTGAAGTCCTCGAAGTTGCTATGCGGGAGCTTTGTCTCGAAAAGGGCATTTTTACCGCCGAAGATCATCGAGCCTTTACTGAGTTCTCAGAGAAAATTGGGCCGCTACCTGCCTCTCATTTGGTTGCAAAATGCTGGCTTGACCCGGAATTTGCGGATCAGGCGGTCAACGACCCTCTGAGTGCATGCAAGGAAGTCGGCGTCGATTGGCTACACCCGACAGGTTTTGGCACCCCCAGCGACTTCACTGCACTGCATATTCTCCGCGACACCCCAAACCTGCACCATGTAGTTGTTTGCACTCTCTGTTCTTGTTACCCTCGGCCAATTCTTGGCAACTCGCCAGAATGGTACCGAACTCCGAACTATCGACGCCGTATCGTGCGGAACCCTCGTGCGGTGCTAACCGAATTCGGTACATTTCTGCCCGAAGATGTTGAAGTCCGCGTGGAGGACTCAAACCAAAAGCACCGATTCATGGTGTTGCCCGTGAGACCGGCTGGCACTGAAGGATGGTCCGAGGATCAGCTGGCCGAGATCATCACGAGGGATTGCATGATCGGAGTAGCGCTTCCCAAACCTGGCGTGACCGCCAACACTACTGCGGCAAGAGTGAAGGAGGCGCGGCGAGGTGCACGCTAA
- a CDS encoding AraC family transcriptional regulator, whose product MDWLSKLLRQSQPGARIDTRCQLPAGARRFHDAVSGSTAPFHLVVEGQCDIVLNERILAMRAGDFLLLPRGQEHEIRISGNANAGQPRESVSVHYGQALAHVVVGSAVPTIDLFCGHYSFETGAGHVFLAGIPNPLQVNVAEASPSGFRDLVSLLRLAADNDKLGASVMLDSLAQVLLVLALQVDSTDHVPSILKATDTAVRAAIAAVVAQPGEKWTVDRIAEVCCVSRSTLVRRFRSDTGATVADFVTWVRVMYAADLLRKPGYSVANVSDTVGYSSASAFSKAFQSAIGISPGRYARQARD is encoded by the coding sequence ATGGATTGGCTAAGTAAGCTCTTGCGGCAATCTCAGCCCGGTGCGCGTATCGACACGCGGTGTCAGCTGCCCGCGGGCGCGCGCCGCTTCCACGACGCGGTGTCCGGATCTACTGCCCCGTTTCATCTAGTTGTCGAGGGGCAGTGCGACATCGTTCTAAATGAGCGCATATTGGCGATGCGAGCTGGAGACTTCCTGCTACTGCCGCGCGGGCAAGAACATGAGATACGGATCAGTGGTAACGCAAACGCGGGACAACCGAGAGAGTCGGTGTCTGTGCACTACGGCCAGGCCCTTGCGCATGTTGTAGTAGGCAGCGCTGTTCCCACAATTGACTTATTCTGCGGCCACTACTCGTTCGAGACTGGGGCTGGACATGTGTTCCTGGCCGGCATTCCGAACCCCCTGCAAGTCAACGTTGCGGAGGCATCGCCGAGTGGCTTTCGTGATCTGGTGTCGCTGCTGCGGCTCGCGGCAGACAACGACAAACTGGGCGCGTCCGTGATGCTCGATTCCTTAGCGCAAGTGCTTCTTGTGCTTGCCTTGCAAGTTGATTCGACCGACCACGTCCCGAGCATTCTCAAAGCAACAGATACTGCAGTGAGAGCCGCAATAGCGGCAGTTGTCGCTCAACCGGGCGAGAAATGGACAGTCGACCGTATCGCAGAAGTCTGCTGCGTTTCCCGGTCCACGTTGGTAAGACGATTTCGCAGCGACACAGGAGCTACAGTCGCTGATTTCGTAACATGGGTACGCGTTATGTATGCCGCCGATCTTCTGCGTAAACCCGGTTACTCCGTAGCCAATGTCAGTGACACTGTGGGGTATTCGTCTGCATCTGCCTTCAGCAAGGCGTTTCAATCAGCCATCGGCATATCCCCAGGGCGATACGCTCGACAGGCGCGTGACTGA
- a CDS encoding DUF417 family protein → MTDLINTIARQTVRLDRLATFLTRLGLVIVTLWIGGLKVTSYEAEGIVPFVANSPFLSWMLKTPSGYPLHRTPEGAVNGDNMSWHLQNGTYTTSMIIGACIVTIGIMIALGFAYPAAGMIGGLLLAGMSLVTLSFLVTTPEVWVPDLGSSTHGFPFLAAPGRLVIKDAIMLGASLWTAADSAKRFLADRHEVL, encoded by the coding sequence ATGACGGATCTCATAAACACAATCGCGCGACAGACAGTTCGACTAGACCGCCTCGCCACCTTCCTTACCCGGCTGGGACTTGTCATTGTGACCCTGTGGATTGGTGGCCTGAAAGTCACTAGCTACGAGGCCGAGGGCATCGTGCCGTTCGTCGCTAACAGCCCATTTCTTAGCTGGATGTTGAAAACTCCTAGCGGCTACCCACTGCACCGGACTCCCGAAGGTGCGGTCAACGGGGACAACATGAGTTGGCACTTACAAAATGGGACGTACACCACCTCCATGATTATCGGGGCATGCATCGTGACCATCGGAATCATGATCGCTCTAGGCTTCGCCTACCCTGCCGCCGGAATGATCGGTGGACTGCTACTGGCAGGGATGAGTCTTGTTACACTCTCCTTCCTCGTAACGACACCGGAAGTGTGGGTTCCGGACCTTGGATCAAGCACCCACGGATTTCCGTTCTTGGCCGCACCAGGACGCCTTGTAATTAAGGACGCGATCATGCTCGGGGCCTCTCTATGGACCGCCGCCGATTCAGCCAAAAGATTCCTGGCTGACCGACATGAGGTTCTGTAG
- a CDS encoding helix-turn-helix domain-containing protein yields MFRRELEESFTRLHTTNEYANVLGYSARTLNRACIKDSGHTAKELIDTRIALEAKRLLTYTNLPVSTIARKLGFSEATNFSKHFHRMTECQPGAFRRAHQGLW; encoded by the coding sequence TTGTTTCGCCGGGAACTCGAAGAATCGTTCACGCGACTTCATACGACGAATGAATACGCCAACGTATTGGGCTATTCCGCGCGCACTCTAAATCGCGCCTGCATCAAAGATAGCGGCCACACAGCGAAGGAACTCATAGATACCCGCATAGCCCTGGAGGCTAAGCGGCTGCTCACCTACACGAACCTTCCTGTATCGACTATTGCACGAAAGCTGGGATTCAGTGAGGCGACAAATTTTAGTAAGCATTTCCATCGAATGACCGAGTGCCAGCCTGGCGCGTTTCGGCGTGCCCATCAGGGGCTGTGGTGA
- a CDS encoding ISL3 family transposase, translating into MRATTLLNRVLDLPKTTVRDVECGDKVTVWVRPQQRVMSCPHCDFRTRHRYDTRMVDSAWRHLDLSGRVCVLKLRRRRLRCPEHGVLAESVPFARPGSGFTRDFEDLAVWLAAKCDKKTVSTFCRVTWRTVGAMCSRVVAEKLDPDRLAGLVDIGVDEISWRKHHKYLTLVSDHDTGTIVWGAPGKKAATLDAFFTAALPADGAKKIEAVSMDLGPAFAKSVRAHAPQAVICFDPFHVVKLATDALDDVRRQVWQSARKLSDKQIAKTYKGARWALLKNPESLTDTQKATLAQLKREGGALVRAYELKESLRAVFAGDLDADTVTDMLGKWCSWAQRCRIPQFVKVGRTINKHLDGIQAAVERGLANGRHEGLNNKVRLIIRRAYGFHNAENALAMIMLVCGPVTLELPYHT; encoded by the coding sequence GTGCGCGCGACCACTTTACTCAACCGTGTCCTCGACCTGCCGAAGACCACGGTCCGCGACGTCGAGTGCGGCGACAAGGTGACGGTGTGGGTGCGCCCGCAACAGCGGGTGATGTCCTGTCCGCATTGCGATTTCCGTACCCGGCACCGCTACGACACACGGATGGTGGATTCGGCGTGGCGGCACCTGGACCTCAGTGGGCGGGTATGTGTGCTCAAACTGCGGCGACGTCGGTTGCGCTGCCCCGAGCACGGTGTCCTGGCCGAGTCAGTGCCGTTCGCGCGGCCGGGATCGGGGTTCACCCGCGACTTCGAGGACCTTGCGGTCTGGCTGGCCGCCAAGTGTGACAAGAAGACGGTGTCGACGTTCTGCCGCGTCACGTGGCGCACCGTCGGGGCGATGTGTTCGCGCGTCGTGGCCGAGAAACTGGACCCCGACCGGCTGGCCGGGCTGGTCGACATCGGCGTCGATGAGATCTCCTGGCGCAAGCACCACAAGTATTTGACTTTGGTGTCCGACCACGACACCGGCACAATCGTGTGGGGTGCGCCGGGCAAGAAGGCAGCCACTCTCGACGCGTTCTTCACCGCGGCCCTACCCGCCGATGGCGCGAAGAAGATCGAGGCCGTGTCGATGGACCTCGGGCCGGCATTCGCGAAATCCGTTCGCGCACATGCCCCGCAGGCGGTGATCTGCTTCGATCCGTTCCATGTCGTCAAACTAGCCACCGACGCCCTCGACGACGTTCGCCGTCAGGTATGGCAGTCCGCGCGCAAACTGTCGGACAAGCAGATCGCCAAAACCTACAAGGGAGCCCGCTGGGCGCTGCTGAAGAACCCCGAATCCCTCACCGACACACAGAAAGCCACCCTCGCCCAGCTCAAACGCGAGGGCGGCGCACTGGTCCGCGCCTACGAACTGAAGGAATCGCTGCGGGCGGTGTTCGCCGGGGATCTTGACGCCGACACCGTCACCGACATGCTCGGGAAATGGTGCTCATGGGCGCAGCGGTGCCGGATCCCGCAGTTCGTCAAGGTCGGCCGAACCATCAACAAACACCTCGATGGCATCCAAGCCGCGGTGGAGCGCGGACTGGCCAACGGCCGCCACGAAGGGCTCAACAACAAGGTCCGGTTGATCATCCGCAGGGCCTACGGCTTCCACAACGCCGAGAACGCGCTCGCCATGATCATGCTCGTCTGCGGACCGGTGACCCTCGAACTCCCATACCACACATGA
- a CDS encoding aldehyde dehydrogenase family protein, giving the protein MTSPQQPPWERKIYVGGWVDGAGDTADVAEPATGASLGKIGLASGADLEHAVSLAKSAQQPWAAVDPEGRAGLLRRVGEALTAMKEGVVGWLIREGGATHEKANFETDLAIRECYAAAALALHPTGEMISTNGGDMSYSVRTPAGILGVIAPFNAPLQLAIHSIAPAIALGNAAILKPDPRAAVSGGMMLAMAFEAAGAPRGILAVLPGGAELGEALVAHSGIDVVSFTGSTKAGRSVGQAAARHFAKAHLELGGNSALLVLPGVDIDWAAHMGARGSFFHQGQICMATGRHLVHRDVVDAYVERLAQIAANLRIGDPTDPEVEIGPIIDAHQRDRIHALVLESLEQGATLVTGGTYDELFYRPTVLTNVGPQTSAYANEIFGPVAVVRSFASDEEAVAMACDSEYGLTLGILTPDITRALDIAERIPTGAVHINNQTIADSPLAPMGGVQASGVGSHFGGTANLDAFTETRWVTVQPAQRRSVY; this is encoded by the coding sequence ATGACCTCACCACAGCAACCGCCGTGGGAACGAAAGATATACGTCGGAGGCTGGGTCGACGGCGCTGGGGACACAGCTGATGTTGCCGAACCTGCCACGGGGGCAAGCCTCGGGAAAATAGGCCTCGCCAGCGGCGCGGACCTGGAACATGCAGTCAGCCTGGCGAAATCAGCCCAGCAGCCATGGGCCGCAGTCGACCCGGAAGGACGCGCGGGTCTGCTGCGACGCGTTGGAGAGGCATTGACCGCCATGAAGGAAGGCGTCGTGGGATGGCTGATACGAGAAGGCGGCGCTACCCATGAAAAGGCGAACTTCGAGACCGACCTAGCCATCCGCGAGTGCTACGCAGCAGCGGCATTGGCCCTGCACCCAACGGGCGAAATGATTAGCACCAACGGTGGTGACATGAGCTATTCAGTGCGGACTCCCGCCGGAATTCTCGGCGTGATCGCCCCATTCAACGCACCTCTACAGCTAGCGATTCACTCGATCGCACCGGCGATAGCGCTGGGTAATGCGGCCATTCTCAAGCCAGATCCGCGTGCCGCGGTGTCGGGCGGAATGATGCTGGCGATGGCGTTCGAAGCGGCAGGAGCACCTCGGGGAATCTTGGCGGTTCTCCCGGGTGGAGCAGAATTAGGTGAAGCGCTGGTTGCCCATTCGGGAATCGATGTGGTCTCGTTCACCGGCTCGACGAAGGCCGGCAGATCGGTGGGTCAAGCGGCCGCACGCCACTTCGCGAAGGCGCACCTGGAGCTGGGAGGGAACTCGGCGCTACTGGTCCTTCCCGGCGTCGATATCGACTGGGCGGCGCATATGGGTGCGCGAGGCTCCTTCTTTCATCAGGGACAGATCTGCATGGCTACGGGACGACACCTGGTGCATCGGGACGTCGTCGACGCGTACGTGGAGCGACTCGCGCAAATAGCGGCAAACCTGCGCATCGGTGATCCCACCGATCCCGAGGTAGAGATCGGGCCGATCATCGATGCGCACCAGCGCGATCGTATCCATGCGCTGGTCCTCGAAAGCCTGGAGCAGGGAGCCACGCTGGTAACCGGCGGCACCTATGACGAACTCTTCTATCGCCCCACAGTCCTGACCAATGTGGGCCCACAGACATCCGCGTACGCCAACGAGATATTCGGACCTGTCGCGGTGGTGCGTTCCTTTGCCTCCGACGAAGAGGCAGTAGCAATGGCGTGCGACTCCGAGTATGGGCTGACGTTGGGCATCCTCACCCCGGACATCACCAGGGCGCTTGACATCGCAGAACGAATTCCGACCGGGGCAGTGCATATCAACAACCAGACCATTGCGGACTCACCGCTAGCCCCAATGGGGGGAGTCCAAGCTTCGGGTGTGGGCTCACATTTCGGTGGCACCGCCAATCTCGATGCATTCACCGAAACACGCTGGGTGACAGTTCAACCAGCACAACGTCGATCAGTCTATTGA
- a CDS encoding non-oxidative hydroxyarylic acid decarboxylases subunit D: MTMDSVQIPCPRCEDGTATVIAVSPVPLVWQIYQCATCLYCWRSTEPARRTDRASYPREFRLTRAGIDGARDVPAIPPLRQQP, encoded by the coding sequence ATGACCATGGATAGCGTGCAAATACCTTGTCCACGTTGCGAAGACGGGACGGCGACAGTGATCGCGGTATCGCCCGTCCCGTTGGTCTGGCAGATCTATCAATGCGCAACTTGCCTGTACTGCTGGCGTTCGACGGAGCCCGCCAGACGCACTGACCGGGCTAGTTACCCCCGTGAATTCCGCCTCACTCGCGCCGGCATTGACGGTGCGCGCGACGTTCCGGCGATCCCGCCGTTGCGGCAACAGCCGTGA
- a CDS encoding non-oxidative hydroxyarylic acid decarboxylases subunit C → MNGNAFDDLRSFLAELESHGQLLRITEQVLPEPDVAAAANAACRLGDTAPALFFDNIAGFVDARIAMGVHGSWRNHALALGLPVDTGVKEQIAEFIHRWETFPVPPERRDGPPWAQNTLAGDDIDLFNLLPLIRLNDGDGGFYLDKAPVVSRDPEDPGNFGKQNVGIYRMQVKGKRKLGLQTIAMHDIGLQLHKAEERGEDLPVAIAVGNDPIITLMGGTPLEYDESEYEMAGALRQAPYPIAAAPLTGLDVPWGAELILEGVIEGRKRELEGPFGEFTGHYSGGRKMNVVRVNRVSFRSNPIFESLYLGMPWTEVDYLIGPATCVPLYQQLKAEFPEVEAVNAMYSHGLLAIISTHKRYGGFAKAVGVRAMTTPHGLGYVKIVIVVDEDVDPFNLPQVMWALSTKVNPAGDLVQLANMSVMQLDPGASPSGISDKLVIDATTPVDPDVRGHYGQSVHDLPETADWIVRLTKMMATRG, encoded by the coding sequence TTGAACGGTAATGCATTCGATGATCTACGCAGCTTCCTTGCTGAACTGGAGTCACACGGTCAGCTCCTGAGGATCACCGAGCAGGTATTGCCCGAACCGGATGTCGCGGCGGCCGCGAATGCTGCCTGTCGTCTAGGCGACACCGCTCCGGCACTGTTCTTCGACAACATCGCCGGCTTCGTGGATGCGCGTATCGCCATGGGGGTACACGGCTCCTGGCGCAATCATGCGCTCGCACTGGGCTTACCCGTGGATACGGGGGTGAAGGAGCAGATCGCTGAGTTCATCCACCGTTGGGAGACGTTCCCGGTACCGCCTGAACGTCGAGACGGCCCACCGTGGGCGCAGAACACATTGGCAGGAGATGACATTGATCTTTTCAACCTCCTGCCGTTGATACGCCTGAACGATGGCGACGGCGGGTTCTACCTGGATAAGGCTCCGGTCGTCTCGCGCGACCCAGAAGATCCCGGCAACTTCGGCAAGCAGAATGTCGGCATTTATCGGATGCAGGTCAAAGGAAAACGCAAGCTGGGCTTGCAGACCATCGCGATGCACGACATCGGGCTGCAGCTGCATAAGGCCGAAGAGCGCGGCGAGGATCTACCGGTCGCGATCGCCGTGGGCAACGACCCCATCATCACATTGATGGGTGGCACACCCCTGGAGTACGACGAGTCGGAGTACGAAATGGCCGGCGCGTTGCGCCAGGCGCCCTATCCGATCGCGGCGGCACCTCTGACGGGCCTTGATGTTCCCTGGGGGGCGGAGCTTATCTTGGAAGGCGTCATCGAAGGCCGCAAACGCGAGCTCGAAGGTCCTTTCGGGGAGTTCACAGGACACTACTCCGGCGGGCGCAAGATGAATGTAGTTCGTGTCAACCGTGTTTCGTTTCGCAGTAACCCCATCTTCGAATCCCTCTACCTCGGTATGCCGTGGACCGAGGTCGACTATCTCATAGGACCGGCGACGTGCGTACCGCTCTACCAACAGCTCAAGGCGGAATTCCCCGAGGTGGAGGCCGTCAATGCCATGTATTCCCATGGGCTGCTCGCCATCATCTCCACGCATAAGCGCTATGGTGGATTCGCCAAAGCCGTTGGAGTCAGGGCGATGACAACGCCGCATGGCCTTGGATACGTCAAAATAGTCATCGTCGTGGACGAGGATGTCGACCCCTTCAACCTGCCGCAGGTGATGTGGGCGCTGTCCACCAAGGTGAACCCGGCCGGCGATTTGGTGCAGCTTGCGAATATGTCTGTCATGCAACTAGATCCGGGCGCATCCCCGTCAGGAATTAGCGACAAGTTGGTGATCGACGCCACCACGCCCGTTGATCCCGATGTGCGTGGGCATTACGGACAGTCTGTCCATGACTTGCCCGAGACGGCCGATTGGATCGTTCGGCTGACCAAGATGATGGCCACTCGAGGATAG
- a CDS encoding UbiX family flavin prenyltransferase has translation MRLIVGITGATGAPLAVSLLCALREINQRRRTEKGEPVVETYLVLTRWARTTIRLETAYTATDIAALADHHFGPDDQTAPISSGSFAADGMVIIPCSMKSLAGIRSGYADGLLGRAADVTLKERRRLVLVPRESPLSEIHLENMLALARMGVHIVPPMPAFYNKPETVADIVDHTVARVLDQFGLPAPRARRWAGLTKTTDEVNNIER, from the coding sequence ATGCGACTAATCGTCGGCATCACGGGTGCCACGGGTGCTCCGCTGGCGGTGTCTTTGCTTTGCGCATTGCGTGAAATCAACCAGCGGCGCCGCACGGAAAAAGGGGAGCCGGTTGTCGAGACCTATCTCGTGCTGACGCGCTGGGCCCGGACCACAATCCGGCTGGAAACAGCCTATACGGCAACGGATATTGCTGCGCTGGCCGATCACCACTTTGGTCCCGATGACCAGACTGCGCCGATCTCCTCGGGGTCATTCGCGGCCGACGGCATGGTGATCATCCCGTGCAGCATGAAGAGCCTCGCAGGTATTCGCAGCGGCTATGCGGACGGACTGCTAGGCCGTGCCGCCGACGTCACTCTGAAGGAGCGCAGAAGGCTGGTGCTGGTCCCACGTGAGTCGCCTCTGAGCGAGATACATCTCGAAAACATGCTCGCGCTCGCCCGGATGGGCGTTCACATCGTTCCGCCGATGCCGGCGTTCTACAACAAGCCGGAAACCGTGGCGGACATCGTCGATCACACCGTAGCAAGGGTACTGGATCAATTCGGGCTGCCCGCGCCCCGTGCACGTCGTTGGGCAGGGCTGACCAAGACAACCGATGAGGTGAATAACATTGAACGGTAA